One genomic region from Ralstonia pseudosolanacearum encodes:
- the paaB gene encoding 1,2-phenylacetyl-CoA epoxidase subunit PaaB: MDRHEWPLWEVFIRSKQGLEHKHCGSLHAADARQALQMARDVYTRRQEGISIWVVPSAAITASEPDDKPMLFDPMADKIYRHPTFYRLPDEINHM; the protein is encoded by the coding sequence ATGGATCGACACGAATGGCCGCTGTGGGAGGTGTTCATCCGCAGCAAGCAGGGCCTGGAGCACAAGCACTGCGGCAGCCTGCACGCGGCCGATGCCAGGCAGGCGTTGCAGATGGCGCGCGACGTCTACACGCGCCGGCAGGAGGGCATCTCGATCTGGGTCGTGCCGTCGGCCGCCATCACCGCCAGCGAGCCCGACGACAAGCCGATGCTGTTCGACCCGATGGCCGACAAGATCTACCGGCACCCGACGTTCTATCGGCTGCCGGACGAAATCAACCACATGTGA
- the paaC gene encoding 1,2-phenylacetyl-CoA epoxidase subunit PaaC, translating to MQSTSTNDAHLRYLLRLADSALILGQRNAEWTGHGPVLEEDIALSNLSLDLIGQARLLYTHAGRLEGQLTGMPRSEDDYAYWRDEPAFRNYTLLELPHAGPLCGTAAVSRDYAVTIVRHFLYAALMVPLWEALAASADAELAAIAAKSVKEMRYHLAHTRDWLVRFGDGTAQSHARAQAALDWLMPYTNEFFAADAVEEAVAEAGIGVRPAQVRGAWEATVRDTLDEATLTWPDAGPYVSTGKHGIHSEHMGYLLAEMQGLARQFPGATW from the coding sequence ATGCAGTCCACGTCCACCAACGACGCCCATCTGCGCTACCTGCTGCGGCTGGCCGACAGCGCGCTCATCCTCGGCCAGCGCAACGCCGAATGGACCGGCCACGGCCCCGTGCTGGAAGAGGACATCGCGCTGTCCAACCTGAGCCTGGACCTGATCGGCCAGGCCCGGCTGCTCTACACGCACGCCGGCAGGCTTGAAGGCCAGTTGACCGGCATGCCGCGCAGCGAGGATGACTACGCCTACTGGCGCGACGAGCCCGCCTTCCGCAACTACACGCTGCTGGAACTGCCGCACGCCGGCCCGCTGTGCGGCACGGCCGCCGTCAGCCGCGACTATGCCGTCACCATCGTGCGCCACTTCCTCTATGCCGCGCTGATGGTGCCGCTGTGGGAAGCGCTGGCCGCATCCGCCGATGCGGAGCTGGCGGCCATCGCCGCCAAGTCGGTCAAGGAGATGCGCTACCACCTCGCCCACACGCGCGACTGGCTGGTGCGCTTCGGCGATGGCACCGCGCAATCGCACGCCCGCGCGCAGGCCGCGCTCGACTGGCTGATGCCTTACACCAACGAGTTCTTCGCGGCCGATGCGGTCGAGGAGGCCGTGGCCGAGGCCGGCATCGGCGTGCGTCCGGCCCAGGTGCGCGGCGCGTGGGAAGCTACCGTGCGCGACACGCTCGACGAGGCCACGCTGACGTGGCCGGACGCCGGCCCCTATGTCAGCACCGGCAAGCACGGCATCCATTCCGAGCACATGGGCTACCTGCTGGCGGAAATGCAGGGTCTGGCCCGCCAGTTCCCGGGGGCGACATGGTAG
- the paaD gene encoding 1,2-phenylacetyl-CoA epoxidase subunit PaaD — MVAGHALSVRADAQAAAARLARARAALDTVADPEIPVVSIAELGILRDVCIDAAGTLAVMITPTYSGCPAMDQIADDVTHALRCADVGAFRVQTVLSPAWTTDWISMEGRRKLHHFGIAPPAHVVGAGGVRPVRLVRPAEADRVACPQCGSLDTVLVSAFGSTACKALYRCRACREPFDYFKPY; from the coding sequence ATGGTAGCGGGGCACGCGCTTTCCGTCCGGGCCGATGCGCAGGCGGCCGCCGCCAGGCTGGCGCGCGCACGGGCCGCGCTCGATACGGTGGCGGACCCGGAGATCCCCGTGGTCTCCATCGCCGAGCTGGGCATCCTGCGCGACGTGTGCATCGATGCGGCCGGCACGCTGGCGGTGATGATCACGCCCACGTATTCCGGTTGCCCGGCCATGGACCAGATCGCCGATGACGTGACCCACGCGCTGCGGTGCGCCGACGTGGGCGCGTTCCGCGTGCAGACCGTGCTGTCGCCGGCCTGGACGACCGACTGGATCAGCATGGAGGGCCGGCGCAAGCTGCATCACTTCGGCATTGCGCCGCCGGCCCACGTGGTCGGGGCGGGGGGCGTGCGCCCGGTCCGGCTGGTGCGGCCCGCGGAGGCGGACCGGGTGGCTTGCCCGCAGTGCGGGTCGCTCGATACGGTGCTGGTCTCCGCCTTCGGCTCGACCGCGTGCAAGGCGCTCTACCGCTGCCGCGCGTGCCGCGAACCGTTCGACTACTTCAAGCCGTACTGA
- the paaE gene encoding 1,2-phenylacetyl-CoA epoxidase subunit PaaE translates to MTPQFHPLRVAEVRGETADTISVRFDVPDDLREAYRFTQGQFLTLRVPAGAAGQGELRRSYSICCAVQDYDAHGELRVAVKRVDAGVFSNHLHDRIRVGQTLDVLPPDGRFYVPLAAESARHYVAFAAGSGITPVLSLIKTTLAAEPHSRFTLVYGNRTVDSIIFAEALEDLKDRYLDRFALYHVLSRQPQEIALFNGRLDGDKARAFLDTLIPPDDIDAAFICGPSTMIDAVEAVLLARGVPREHVHAERFGVPVGDASARPRKPAAVAGDVALTVVLDGKSHHVPMAGDGKVLDSALAAGLDLPYACKGGVCCTCRAKVLEGRVEMEKNFTLEDWEIRQGFVLTCQARPLTERVVVSYDER, encoded by the coding sequence ATGACGCCTCAATTCCACCCGCTGCGCGTTGCCGAAGTCCGCGGCGAGACGGCCGATACCATCTCCGTGCGCTTCGACGTGCCGGACGACCTGCGCGAGGCATACCGCTTCACGCAGGGCCAGTTCCTCACGCTGCGCGTGCCGGCGGGCGCGGCCGGGCAGGGCGAGCTGCGGCGCTCGTATTCCATCTGCTGCGCGGTCCAGGACTACGACGCGCACGGCGAGCTGCGCGTGGCCGTCAAGCGCGTGGATGCCGGCGTGTTCTCCAACCACCTGCACGACCGCATCCGCGTCGGCCAGACGCTCGACGTGCTGCCGCCCGACGGCCGCTTCTACGTGCCGCTGGCCGCCGAGAGCGCGCGCCACTATGTCGCCTTCGCCGCCGGCAGCGGCATCACGCCCGTCCTGTCGCTGATCAAGACCACGCTCGCCGCCGAGCCGCACAGCCGCTTCACGCTGGTCTACGGCAACCGCACGGTGGACAGCATCATCTTTGCCGAGGCGCTCGAAGACCTGAAGGACCGCTACCTCGACCGCTTCGCCCTGTATCACGTGCTGTCGCGCCAGCCGCAGGAGATCGCGCTGTTCAACGGCCGGCTCGACGGCGACAAGGCGCGCGCCTTTCTCGACACGCTGATCCCGCCCGACGACATCGACGCGGCGTTCATCTGCGGTCCGTCCACCATGATCGATGCGGTGGAGGCGGTGCTGCTGGCGCGCGGCGTGCCACGCGAGCACGTGCACGCGGAGCGCTTCGGCGTACCGGTGGGTGATGCCTCCGCCAGGCCGCGCAAGCCGGCCGCCGTCGCGGGCGACGTGGCGCTGACGGTGGTGCTCGACGGCAAGTCGCACCATGTGCCGATGGCGGGCGACGGCAAGGTGCTCGACAGCGCCCTGGCCGCCGGGCTCGACCTGCCTTACGCCTGCAAGGGCGGGGTCTGCTGCACGTGCCGCGCCAAGGTGCTGGAGGGGCGGGTGGAGATGGAGAAGAACTTCACGCTGGAGGACTGGGAGATCCGGCAGGGGTTTGTGCTGACCTGCCAGGCGCGGCCGTTGACAGAGCGTGTGGTGGTCAGCTACGACGAGCGCTAG
- a CDS encoding IS5 family transposase produces MKQADLGLNLSTKRTRKREFLEEMARVVPWADLVMLIAPYAPEGKRGRPPFAVETMLRIHFLQQWFGLSDPAMEEALHDVPLYREFAGLDNWTTRLPDESTILRFRHLLEKHKLAAEMLALVNEMLRGKGLMLKAGTVVDATLISAPSSTKNASGERDPEMHQSKKGNQWYFGMKAHIGVDAESGLVHTVRGTAGNVNDVVEANSLLHGEETDAFGDAGYQGAHKRPDARAGVRWHVAMKPGKRRALSKDRPLDGLIDQIEHAKASIRAKVEHPFRVIKRQFGYAKVRYRGLRKNTAQLMTLFALSNLWMVRGKLHGATA; encoded by the coding sequence ATGAAACAAGCCGACCTTGGACTGAACTTGTCGACCAAACGCACGCGCAAGCGTGAGTTTCTGGAAGAGATGGCCCGTGTGGTGCCATGGGCCGATCTGGTGATGCTGATCGCGCCCTACGCGCCCGAAGGCAAGCGCGGTCGGCCGCCGTTTGCCGTGGAGACGATGCTGCGCATCCACTTTCTGCAACAGTGGTTCGGCCTGTCTGACCCGGCGATGGAAGAGGCGCTGCACGACGTGCCGCTGTACCGCGAGTTTGCGGGGCTGGACAACTGGACCACGCGGCTGCCCGACGAGAGCACGATTCTGCGCTTCCGTCATCTGCTGGAGAAGCACAAGCTGGCGGCCGAGATGCTGGCGCTGGTCAACGAGATGCTGCGCGGCAAGGGGCTGATGCTCAAGGCCGGCACGGTGGTGGATGCCACGCTGATCAGCGCACCGAGCTCGACCAAGAATGCATCGGGCGAACGCGATCCAGAGATGCATCAGAGCAAGAAAGGCAACCAGTGGTACTTCGGCATGAAGGCGCATATCGGTGTGGACGCCGAATCTGGGCTGGTGCACACAGTGCGGGGCACGGCGGGCAACGTGAACGACGTGGTCGAAGCCAACAGCCTGTTGCACGGTGAGGAAACCGATGCCTTTGGCGACGCGGGCTATCAGGGGGCACACAAGCGCCCGGATGCCAGGGCTGGCGTGAGGTGGCATGTGGCAATGAAGCCCGGCAAGCGCCGGGCGTTGAGCAAGGACCGCCCGCTGGACGGGTTGATTGACCAAATCGAGCACGCCAAGGCCAGCATCCGGGCCAAGGTCGAGCATCCGTTCCGGGTGATCAAGAGGCAGTTCGGTTACGCCAAGGTCCGCTACCGGGGGTTGAGGAAGAACACCGCGCAGCTCATGACCTTGTTCGCGCTTTCCAATCTGTGGATGGTGCGCGGCAAGTTGCATGGAGCGACCGCATGA